A single window of Rhipicephalus microplus isolate Deutch F79 chromosome 5, USDA_Rmic, whole genome shotgun sequence DNA harbors:
- the Gclc gene encoding glutamate--cysteine ligase, with amino-acid sequence MGLLSEGSPLSWPETKKLANHVREHAVTQFINQYRRLKDRENDCLKWGDEVEYIIVYFDHAKKTAQVSLRANEILPALQEKERRDPNNVKSLWRPEFGAYMIEGTPGKPYGSLISHFNVVEANMKARRDEASAYLQQGEQVLCVTTFPRLGCPGFTHPVYQPHPKDSNMRSLFFPDEATFSGHPRFRTLVRNIRERRGKKVVINVPIFKDKNTPSPFVEDYAKLGDDGEAVKAALPDHVYMDSMGFGMGNCCLQVTFQACNISEARVLYDQLAPVCPIMLALSAASPVFRGYLTERDCRWNVIVSSVDDRTDEELGLKPLCENKFVIRKSRYSTIECYISKLGEKYNDVKVVYDQDIYNRLRSADIDPLLAQHVAHLFIRDPISLFSEKVDQNDEEDTDHFENLQSTNWHSMRFKPPPPNSSIGWRVEFRPSELQMTEFENAAYVVFVVLLTRVILSYKLSFLIPISKVDQNMEAAQKRDAVRTQKFWFRKDILTCHSPPSLAPTLSAGGTEHHDFLTEMSIDEIINGKPGEFPGLIPLIRMFISSMDVDVDTQCTVQHYLNLIQKRASGELLTTASWMRKFITTHPDYKQDSVVSERINYDLLLLMSKIQDGSVGCPELFGTSTSKTKAHIPSAILNASGPLSAPGGYAKQQ; translated from the coding sequence ATGGGGCTGTTAAGCGAAGGATCGCCGCTTTCGTGGCCGGAAACAAAGAAATTAGCGAATCACGTCCGCGAGCACGCCGTCACGCAGTTCATCAACCAGTATCGGCGCCTGAAGGACCGCGAGAATGACTGCCTCAAATGGGGCGACGAAGTGGAGTACATCATCGTGTACTTCGACCACGCCAAAAAGACGGCTCAGGTGAGCCTTAGGGCGAATGAAATCCTGCCTGCCCTCCAGGAGAAAGAGCGTCGCGATCCGAACAACGTAAAGTCGCTGTGGCGTCCCGAGTTCGGCGCGTACATGATTGAAGGTACGCCGGGGAAACCCTACGGCAGCCTCATTTCGCACTTCAACGTAGTCGAGGCGAACATGAAGGCCCGGCGAGACGAAGCGAGCGCGTACCTGCAACAAGGCGAGCAAGTTCTGTGCGTGACGACGTTTCCTCGCCTGGGCTGCCCCGGATTCACCCACCCCGTGTACCAGCCGCATCCTAAAGACAGCAACATGCGTTCCCTCTTCTTTCCCGACGAGGCTACATTTTCAGGCCACCCGCGTTTCAGAACCCTGGTGCGCAATATCCGCGAGCGTCGCGGCAAAAAAGTTGTGATCAATGTGCCCATTTTCAAAGACAAAAATACTCCCAGCCCCTTCGTCGAGGATTACGCCAAGCTCGGCGATGATGGGGAGGCCGTCAAAGCGGCGTTACCTGACCATGTCTACATGGATTCAATGGGCTTCGGTATGGGTAACTGTTGCCTCCAGGTTACATTCCAGGCATGCAACATCAGTGAAGCGCGCGTGCTGTACGACCAGTTGGCACCGGTTTGCCCTATCATGCTTGCCTTGAGCGCGGCGTCGCCAGTGTTCCGAGGTTATCTCACCGAGAGGGACTGCCGTTGGAACGTGATTGTCAGCTCGGTCGATGATAGAACAGACGAGGAGCTGGGATTAAAGCCGCTGTGCGAGAACAAGTTCGTCATTCGCAAATCCCGTTACTCCACCATAGAGTGCTACATATCAAAACTCGGTGAGAAGTACAACGACGTGAAAGTCGTCTACGACCAAGACATCTACAACAGGCTGCGATCCGCTGACATAGACCCGCTTTTGGCCCAGCACGTGGCTCACCTCTTCATCAGAGACCCCATCAGCCTCTTCAGTGAGAAAGTCGACCAGAACGATGAAGAGGATACTGACCATTTTGAAAATCTTCAGTCGACAAACTGGCACTCGATGCGCTTCAAGCCTCCGCCGCCGAACAGCAGCATTGGCTGGCGCGTTGAGTTCAGACCGTCTGAGCTGCAAATGACCGAGTTTGAGAATGCTGCTTACGTTGTCTTTGTCGTGTTGCTGACCCGTGTGATACTCTCGTACAAGCTGAGCTTCCTTATTCCAATCTCAAAAGTTGACCAAAACATGGAGGCTGCCCAGAAGCGGGATGCCGTGCGCACTCAGAAGTTTTGGTTTCGCAAGGACATTCTGACTTGCCACAGCCCACCTAGCCTGGCCCCAACCCTGAGTGCAGGCGGAACTGAGCATCACGATTTTCTCACTGAAATGAGTATCGACGAGATCATTAATGGAAAGCCGGGCGAATTCCCTGGCCTTATTCCACTCATCCGTATGTTCATTTCAAGCATGGATGTAGATGTGGACACTCAATGTACCGTTCAGCATTATCTCAATCTCATTCAGAAAAGGGCATCGGGAGAACTGTTGACGACTGCATCATGGATGCGCAAGTTCATCACTACGCACCCGGACTACAAGCAGGACTCTGTTGTCAGTGAGCGTATCAACtatgatttgcttctgctgatgtCAAAGATCCAAGATGGGTCTGTTGGCTGTCCTGAGCTGTTTGGAACGTCCACGAGCAAAACAAAGGCTCACATTCCATCTGCCATCCTCAACGCATCTGGCCCACTTTCGGCACCAGGTGGATATGCAAAGCAGCAGTGA